The following coding sequences lie in one Meles meles chromosome X, mMelMel3.1 paternal haplotype, whole genome shotgun sequence genomic window:
- the LOC123934595 gene encoding histone H2A-Bbd type 1 has product MMPGRRSPWHYPRHRQRRHSVSRSMRAELQFPVSRVDRLLREGRFAQRLSSYTPIFLAGILEYLTANILELAGQEACNNNKIRITPEHVQTALGTHQHLSRLFEDSACPQEEGVPQPRKWCGLGPRANSLI; this is encoded by the coding sequence ATGATGCCTGGGAGAAGAAGCCCCTGGCACTATCCTCGACACAGACAGAGGAGGCACAGTGTGTCCCGCTCCATGAGAGCTGAGCTCCAATTCCCAGTTAGCCGCGTGGACCGCCTCCTGAGAGAGGGCCGCTTCGCTCAGCGCCTGAGCTCATATACACCAATCTTCCTCGCCGGCATTCTCGAGTACCTGACGGCCAACATCCTCGAGCTGGCGGGCCAGGAGGCCTGCAACAACAACAAGATACGCATCACCCCAGAGCACGTGCAGACGGCCCTGGGCACCCACCAGCACCTGAGCCGCCTCTTTGAGGACAGCGCCTGCCCTCAGGAGGAGGGGGTGCCCCAGCCCAGAAAGTGGTGCGGCCTGGGTCCCAGAGCCAACAGCCTCATCTAG